The Neobacillus sp. PS3-34 genome has a window encoding:
- a CDS encoding response regulator transcription factor → MIKIMMVDDEKRMLDLLSLYLTPKGYHCIKMGTALEAIRYLDSNKVDLILLDVMMPEMDGWEACREIRKNSDIPIIMLTARSEKTDIIKGLNLGADDYISKPFDEEELTARIEAILRRKNSEEKTIIFNGLTLKHDSFELLYYENTVPLTPKEFAMLSLFLQHRNKVFTREHLLTAIWGYSAATEDRTIDSHVRNLRDKLRKAGFPIEEYLTTVWGLGYKWMEKDS, encoded by the coding sequence TTGATAAAAATCATGATGGTCGATGATGAAAAAAGAATGCTTGATTTACTATCACTTTATTTGACTCCAAAAGGGTATCACTGCATAAAAATGGGGACGGCACTTGAAGCAATCCGATATCTGGACTCGAACAAAGTTGATTTGATTTTACTGGATGTAATGATGCCTGAAATGGACGGTTGGGAAGCATGTAGGGAAATCAGAAAAAACTCGGATATCCCTATTATTATGCTTACGGCAAGAAGCGAAAAGACAGACATAATTAAAGGGCTTAATTTGGGGGCTGATGACTATATTAGTAAACCCTTTGACGAAGAGGAGCTTACAGCAAGAATCGAGGCCATTTTAAGAAGAAAAAATTCAGAGGAAAAAACGATCATTTTCAATGGACTTACATTGAAGCATGACTCTTTTGAGCTTTTATATTATGAAAATACAGTTCCGCTGACACCCAAGGAATTTGCAATGCTCAGCCTATTTTTACAGCATCGTAACAAAGTGTTCACCCGTGAGCATCTCCTAACTGCTATTTGGGGTTATTCAGCGGCAACGGAAGACCGGACGATTGATTCACATGTCCGAAATCTAAGGGATAAATTGCGAAAAGCAGGCTTCCCAATTGAAGAATATTTGACAACTGTATGGGGACTGGGGTATAAGTGGATGGAAAAAGATTCTTAA
- a CDS encoding M3 family oligoendopeptidase, with translation MTATTYKDVWDLDILFNGGSASEAFANHLTETSESISAFEKKVNKWSPLNTTEDVGKLNGLLEEFEQTAKMIRQAGAFVSCLQAQNTNDKSAKSLQAKVTSLSAAFQTVLTGFDSKLTEINDTVWLKLMEDPSLRGVSFVLTERKERAQEKLSKAEEALINSLGVDGYHGWGQLYDLIVGSIKIPFEGQSLSVGQAFNKFSNPDREVRKGIFEKWEEAWAESSDLLAKTLNHLSGFRLSVYEQRGWEEVLKEPLHLNRMKKETLDMMWKVISDNKEPLVKYLDRKAKLLGVEKLSWYDLDAPYGKTESKASYQEGADFILEHFARFGEEMAAFGRMAFEEQWIEAQDRPGKAPGGFHTYFPESKQSRIFMTYSGTPSNISTLAHELGHGFHTYAMRGQHYLNRNYAMNVAETASTFAEAIVSDAAVKKATTTEEKLALLDDKIQRSVALLMNIHARFLFESSFYQERKQGPVSTERLNELMLSAQKEAYCGALDEYHPMFWASKLHFFITGVPFYNFPYTFGYLFSLGIYGQALEEGKGYEEKYIALLEDSASMTVEDLAQKHLQEDLTKADFWEKALKVCIDDIEEFLELTENK, from the coding sequence ATGACTGCAACTACATACAAAGATGTCTGGGACTTGGATATTTTATTTAATGGAGGAAGTGCTTCAGAAGCTTTTGCAAATCACTTAACAGAAACATCTGAATCCATATCCGCTTTTGAAAAAAAGGTGAACAAGTGGTCACCACTAAATACGACAGAAGACGTTGGAAAGTTAAACGGTTTATTAGAAGAATTTGAACAGACTGCAAAAATGATCCGGCAGGCAGGCGCGTTCGTGAGCTGTCTTCAGGCTCAAAATACAAATGATAAATCTGCGAAATCCCTGCAAGCAAAAGTTACCTCGCTAAGTGCCGCTTTTCAAACGGTGTTAACTGGCTTTGACAGCAAATTGACGGAAATTAATGATACTGTCTGGCTAAAGTTAATGGAGGACCCCTCATTGCGTGGAGTTTCTTTTGTATTAACAGAAAGAAAGGAACGTGCACAGGAGAAGCTTTCGAAAGCGGAAGAAGCTTTAATTAATTCCCTTGGTGTTGATGGTTACCATGGATGGGGACAATTGTATGATTTGATTGTCGGAAGCATTAAAATTCCGTTTGAGGGCCAGAGTCTTTCCGTTGGTCAGGCATTTAATAAATTCTCAAATCCTGATCGGGAAGTGAGAAAAGGGATTTTTGAAAAATGGGAGGAAGCATGGGCTGAAAGCTCTGATTTGCTTGCCAAAACATTAAACCATCTTTCCGGTTTCCGGTTAAGCGTTTATGAACAAAGAGGGTGGGAAGAAGTTTTAAAGGAACCTCTTCATTTAAACCGAATGAAAAAAGAAACGCTGGATATGATGTGGAAGGTCATTTCTGACAACAAAGAGCCACTCGTAAAATATCTCGATAGAAAAGCTAAATTATTGGGAGTAGAGAAACTAAGCTGGTATGACCTTGATGCACCATATGGGAAGACGGAATCGAAAGCCTCATACCAAGAGGGGGCAGACTTCATTCTTGAGCATTTTGCAAGGTTTGGTGAAGAGATGGCGGCATTTGGCCGTATGGCATTTGAGGAACAGTGGATTGAGGCTCAGGATCGTCCGGGTAAAGCGCCAGGCGGTTTCCACACTTATTTTCCTGAAAGCAAACAATCACGCATTTTTATGACGTACTCAGGGACTCCTTCAAACATTTCAACCCTTGCTCATGAACTAGGCCATGGATTCCATACCTATGCCATGAGAGGGCAGCATTATCTTAACCGCAATTATGCAATGAATGTAGCTGAAACTGCTTCAACGTTTGCGGAAGCGATTGTGTCCGATGCTGCGGTTAAAAAAGCGACCACAACCGAAGAGAAGCTGGCATTATTAGATGATAAAATTCAAAGATCTGTTGCGTTATTAATGAATATCCATGCCCGTTTCCTTTTTGAAAGCAGCTTTTATCAGGAAAGGAAACAAGGACCTGTAAGCACAGAAAGATTAAATGAATTAATGCTATCTGCGCAAAAAGAAGCTTATTGCGGTGCCCTGGATGAATACCATCCGATGTTCTGGGCTTCCAAGCTCCATTTCTTCATTACAGGGGTGCCGTTCTATAACTTCCCTTATACCTTTGGATATTTGTTCTCCCTTGGCATCTATGGCCAGGCACTTGAAGAAGGAAAAGGATATGAAGAGAAATATATCGCCTTGCTGGAGGATTCGGCATCAATGACAGTTGAGGACCTTGCACAAAAGCATTTACAGGAAGATCTGACAAAGGCTGATTTTTGGGAAAAGGCTCTCAAAGTCTGCATTGACGATATTGAGGAATTTCTTGAGCTTACTGAAAACAAATAG
- a CDS encoding phosphatidylserine decarboxylase encodes MIQPFYRLLIELTNGKWSSWILRNFSRSRLSRFIVPSFAKAYSINQAEMQKELGSYPTLHDFFIRELKPGSRKIDEAIESVVSPVDAVIEDIGKIKESSEIEVKGKIYSIEEMLGNHESLQKYLNGTYMIFYLSPSHYHRIHSPVSGTVTKQWTLGKKSYPVNKLGLKYGVRTLAKNYRMITEVKTDYGHVGVVKVGAMFVNSIETTHVGTELEKGREMAYFTFGSTVVLLFERGIYELDTTINTPADIRVGERIGVLKKQS; translated from the coding sequence GTGATTCAACCATTTTATCGTCTTCTAATTGAACTGACAAATGGCAAATGGTCTTCGTGGATATTAAGGAATTTTTCACGTTCCCGCCTCAGCCGGTTTATCGTTCCATCCTTTGCAAAGGCCTATAGTATCAATCAGGCTGAAATGCAAAAAGAATTAGGTTCATATCCGACACTTCATGATTTTTTTATAAGAGAACTAAAACCAGGATCGAGAAAAATTGATGAGGCAATAGAATCTGTAGTGAGCCCTGTGGACGCAGTGATTGAAGATATTGGAAAAATTAAAGAATCCAGTGAAATCGAAGTTAAAGGAAAAATTTATTCTATCGAAGAAATGCTGGGTAATCATGAATCCTTGCAAAAATACCTTAATGGCACCTATATGATCTTTTATTTAAGCCCCAGCCATTATCATCGAATTCACAGTCCTGTGAGTGGTACGGTTACAAAACAGTGGACTTTGGGGAAGAAATCATATCCTGTTAACAAATTGGGGTTAAAATATGGTGTGAGGACGCTGGCGAAAAACTACCGGATGATTACGGAAGTTAAGACTGATTATGGTCATGTTGGAGTTGTTAAGGTAGGGGCGATGTTTGTTAATTCTATTGAAACGACACATGTGGGAACAGAATTGGAAAAAGGCAGGGAAATGGCGTATTTCACGTTTGGCTCAACCGTTGTATTATTATTCGAACGAGGTATATACGAACTGGATACAACAATTAATACTCCTGCCGATATAAGAGTTGGCGAAAGAATTGGTGTCTTAAAAAAACAAAGCTAA
- a CDS encoding sporulation histidine kinase inhibitor Sda gives MRKLSDELLIESYFKARELNLSPDFIGLIEMEIHRRSLSNKIKVSC, from the coding sequence ATGCGCAAACTGTCAGACGAATTATTAATTGAGTCCTACTTTAAAGCGAGAGAATTAAACCTAAGCCCTGATTTTATTGGCCTTATTGAAATGGAAATCCACAGACGATCACTATCAAATAAAATTAAAGTTTCCTGCTAA
- a CDS encoding YqeG family HAD IIIA-type phosphatase, whose protein sequence is MLKHFLPDEHVKSILDITPGLLKERGIKGIITDLDNTLVEWDRLNATPQLIKWFDEMRKNNILVTIVSNNNETRVKSFSDPLDIPFIFQAKKPMSRAFKKAINRMGLKREEAVVIGDQLLTDVLGGNRGGFHTILVVPVAQTDGFFTKFNRLVERRILNWFRRKGMIQWED, encoded by the coding sequence GTGCTAAAGCATTTTTTACCGGATGAACACGTTAAAAGTATTCTGGATATTACCCCTGGACTCTTGAAAGAAAGAGGAATAAAAGGAATTATCACAGATCTTGATAATACGCTTGTTGAATGGGACAGGCTTAATGCGACTCCCCAGTTAATTAAGTGGTTTGATGAAATGAGAAAAAACAATATTCTTGTGACGATTGTTTCTAATAATAATGAAACGAGAGTAAAATCTTTTTCGGACCCTTTGGATATTCCATTTATTTTTCAAGCAAAAAAGCCTATGTCAAGAGCGTTTAAAAAGGCAATAAACAGAATGGGACTGAAAAGGGAAGAAGCCGTAGTCATCGGAGATCAATTATTGACTGATGTACTAGGTGGCAACCGTGGAGGCTTTCATACCATCCTTGTTGTACCAGTTGCCCAGACAGACGGTTTTTTTACAAAATTTAATCGCCTTGTGGAGCGGAGAATCTTAAATTGGTTCCGCAGAAAAGGCATGATTCAATGGGAGGATTAA
- the aroE gene encoding shikimate dehydrogenase: MKKLFAVLGNPIGQSMSPQMHNDLFAYYNIDAHYHPLLVKVESLADAVKGLKAIGASGFNVTVPHKSSIIPLLDEIDPLAREIGAVNTVVNQDGKLIGYNTDGPGFLKGLNRLLPEIKGKNILIIGAGGATRAIYFTLAKAGAKNIDIYNRTAARAQELINSCSFPVISNAVSMERAEGSLDQYDLIIQTTLIGMFPNTGEKPLDLEGVKSGCVVCDIIYNPLETMFLHNAKKKGLPIQNGIDMFVFQGAIAFEKWTGIFPDTDRMKKNVLKQLGGTIC, from the coding sequence TTGAAAAAGCTTTTTGCAGTATTGGGGAACCCAATCGGCCAATCGATGTCACCGCAAATGCACAACGATTTATTTGCTTATTACAATATAGATGCGCATTATCACCCTCTTCTGGTGAAAGTGGAATCCTTGGCTGACGCTGTAAAAGGGCTGAAGGCCATCGGGGCATCAGGCTTTAATGTAACGGTACCACATAAGAGCTCTATTATCCCATTATTGGATGAGATCGATCCATTGGCGCGTGAGATTGGTGCAGTAAATACAGTAGTCAACCAGGATGGCAAATTAATCGGCTATAATACCGATGGACCAGGGTTCTTAAAAGGATTGAATCGCCTTTTGCCTGAAATAAAGGGCAAAAATATTTTAATTATTGGAGCTGGCGGGGCCACACGTGCCATATATTTTACCCTAGCAAAGGCAGGGGCTAAAAATATCGATATTTACAACCGCACAGCGGCACGAGCACAAGAATTGATTAATAGCTGCTCTTTTCCAGTCATTTCTAATGCAGTGAGTATGGAAAGAGCGGAAGGGAGCCTGGATCAATACGATTTGATTATCCAGACAACCCTAATAGGCATGTTTCCGAATACGGGTGAAAAGCCCTTGGATTTGGAAGGTGTGAAGAGCGGATGCGTTGTATGTGATATCATTTATAATCCGCTTGAAACAATGTTTTTGCATAATGCAAAGAAAAAAGGATTGCCAATTCAGAATGGAATAGATATGTTTGTTTTTCAGGGGGCGATTGCCTTTGAAAAATGGACGGGTATATTTCCTGATACTGATAGAATGAAAAAGAATGTTTTAAAGCAGCTGGGAGGAACAATATGTTAA
- the yhbY gene encoding ribosome assembly RNA-binding protein YhbY: MLTGKQKRFLRAKAHHLNPIFQVGKGGVNENMIKQISEALEVRELLKISILQNCEEDRTEVAENLASGTKAELVQVIGNTIVLYKESKENKQLVLP, encoded by the coding sequence ATGTTAACTGGTAAACAAAAGAGGTTTTTAAGAGCTAAGGCCCATCATTTAAATCCTATTTTCCAGGTGGGCAAAGGCGGAGTAAATGAGAATATGATTAAACAAATTTCAGAGGCACTTGAAGTGCGGGAGTTGTTAAAAATCAGCATTCTCCAAAATTGTGAAGAGGATAGAACAGAAGTTGCCGAAAACCTGGCTTCAGGAACAAAAGCGGAGCTTGTTCAGGTTATTGGGAATACTATAGTGCTGTACAAAGAGTCGAAAGAAAATAAGCAACTCGTACTGCCATAA
- a CDS encoding nicotinate-nucleotide adenylyltransferase, whose translation MKRIGILGGTFDPPHNGHLLIANEVMSALQLDEIWFMPNQEPPHKKKPDTVKNENRLQMLKLALQGNEQFKIETIEWERKGPSFTFDTMKILSLKYPKHGFYFIIGADMIEYLPKWHKIDELLELVKFVGVDRPSYSHETGYPVLYIDIPTIDVSSSLIRERLKSGKSARYLLPEPVLHYIKENHLYGT comes from the coding sequence ATGAAGAGAATTGGGATTCTTGGAGGGACGTTCGATCCTCCCCATAATGGCCACCTTTTAATTGCAAACGAGGTTATGTCTGCCCTTCAACTCGACGAAATATGGTTTATGCCCAATCAAGAGCCGCCACATAAAAAAAAGCCGGACACAGTAAAAAATGAAAACCGGCTTCAGATGCTTAAGCTAGCATTGCAGGGAAATGAACAATTCAAGATCGAGACGATTGAATGGGAAAGAAAGGGCCCTTCGTTTACTTTTGATACGATGAAAATCCTATCTTTAAAGTATCCTAAGCATGGGTTCTACTTTATTATTGGTGCGGATATGATTGAATACTTGCCAAAGTGGCATAAAATTGATGAATTACTGGAACTCGTCAAGTTTGTTGGCGTAGACAGGCCGTCCTACAGCCATGAAACAGGGTATCCTGTCCTTTATATTGACATCCCGACAATCGACGTATCGTCAAGCTTAATAAGAGAGAGGCTGAAGTCAGGTAAATCTGCCCGTTATTTACTTCCTGAACCAGTACTTCATTATATTAAGGAGAATCATTTATATGGAACGTGA
- the rsfS gene encoding ribosome silencing factor, with the protein MNNQELLQIAVKAADDKRAEDIVALNMKGISLIADYFIICHGNSDKQVQAIAREIKEKAEENGCAVKRIEGFDEAKWILLDLGDVVAHVFYKDERSYYNLERLWGDAPLEDIRSVLNL; encoded by the coding sequence ATGAACAATCAGGAATTACTACAAATAGCGGTTAAGGCTGCAGACGATAAAAGAGCAGAGGATATTGTCGCGCTTAATATGAAAGGGATTTCTTTAATTGCCGATTACTTCATAATCTGCCACGGAAATTCGGATAAACAGGTTCAGGCAATTGCCAGGGAAATTAAAGAAAAAGCAGAAGAAAACGGATGCGCAGTGAAGCGGATTGAAGGGTTCGATGAAGCTAAGTGGATCCTGCTCGACCTTGGTGATGTCGTGGCACATGTATTCTATAAGGATGAAAGATCATACTACAACCTTGAAAGATTATGGGGAGATGCTCCGCTAGAAGACATTCGAAGCGTGCTTAATCTATGA
- a CDS encoding class I SAM-dependent methyltransferase produces the protein MSYERFAYLYDELMQDAPYHQWAELVLKKLEDYGVKGRTLLDLACGTGELSLRFAREGFQVTGVDLSTDMLSVARSKAEDAGFHLPFFEQNMAELEGLGQFDVIGVFCDSLNYLQTAEEVEKTFSKVYQHLKEDGLFIFDVHSIYKITQVFMNQTFTLNEDRLAYIWNSFPGEAPNSVEHELSFFVLDESSSKYNRFDEIHFQRTFSVEQYSRWLEHAGFKLLEVCADFEDASPSADSERIFFIAKRID, from the coding sequence ATGAGTTATGAGAGATTTGCCTATCTGTATGATGAGCTGATGCAAGACGCTCCGTATCATCAGTGGGCTGAATTAGTCTTGAAAAAGCTTGAAGATTACGGAGTAAAGGGTCGGACTTTACTTGATTTAGCCTGTGGAACTGGTGAACTTTCTCTCCGTTTTGCCCGGGAAGGATTTCAGGTAACAGGAGTAGACCTTTCAACTGATATGCTCTCGGTAGCTAGAAGCAAAGCGGAAGATGCTGGCTTTCACCTGCCTTTTTTCGAGCAAAATATGGCTGAATTAGAAGGCTTGGGGCAGTTTGATGTCATTGGGGTTTTTTGTGACTCTTTAAACTATCTGCAGACTGCAGAAGAAGTTGAGAAGACTTTTTCCAAAGTTTATCAGCATTTGAAGGAAGATGGCCTTTTTATTTTTGATGTGCATTCTATATATAAAATAACCCAAGTGTTTATGAATCAGACATTCACCTTAAATGAAGATCGTCTTGCATATATATGGAACAGCTTTCCCGGGGAAGCCCCAAATAGTGTGGAACATGAATTAAGCTTCTTTGTTCTCGATGAGAGCTCAAGTAAATATAATCGTTTTGATGAAATTCATTTCCAGCGAACTTTTTCTGTCGAACAGTATTCGCGCTGGCTGGAGCATGCGGGATTTAAGCTTTTGGAGGTATGTGCAGATTTTGAAGATGCCAGTCCATCAGCTGATTCAGAAAGAATTTTCTTTATTGCAAAAAGGATAGACTAA
- the comER gene encoding late competence protein ComER: MRIGIIGTGNMGRILAEALIEGKAVPPSSMMITNRTKSKAYLLKNKYNKIAIGENAAEVAAHSDLIFVCVKPLDVLKILEDITPFVSPEKCLISITSPINTDQLEQVVHCSVARVIPSITSRALSGVSLLTYGKNCSEDWKGKIRNLAEKISVPVMIEDKVTRVASDIVSCGPAFFSFLLQRFIDAAVKETDIDEATAVVLAGEMIIGLGELLKQGHYTLPTLQEKVCVKGGITGEGIKVMENELGEIFEHVFQATQEKFKEDLDKVNKQFSTK, from the coding sequence TTGAGAATTGGCATTATTGGTACCGGAAATATGGGGAGAATTCTGGCGGAGGCGCTGATCGAAGGAAAAGCCGTTCCCCCTTCTTCAATGATGATTACAAACAGAACTAAATCTAAAGCATACCTGCTTAAAAATAAATATAATAAAATTGCCATAGGGGAAAATGCCGCTGAAGTTGCCGCTCATTCAGACTTGATTTTTGTCTGTGTTAAGCCATTGGACGTCCTGAAAATTTTAGAAGATATCACCCCTTTCGTTTCGCCTGAGAAATGTCTCATTTCAATTACCAGTCCGATAAATACAGATCAGCTGGAGCAAGTAGTTCATTGTTCTGTTGCACGTGTCATTCCCAGTATTACAAGCAGGGCATTGTCCGGTGTTTCTCTGCTGACATACGGCAAAAATTGCAGTGAAGATTGGAAGGGAAAAATACGGAATCTGGCAGAAAAGATTTCTGTTCCTGTGATGATTGAGGATAAGGTTACACGGGTAGCATCGGATATTGTAAGCTGCGGTCCTGCATTCTTCAGCTTCCTGCTCCAGCGATTTATCGACGCAGCGGTGAAGGAAACAGATATTGACGAAGCAACGGCCGTTGTTTTAGCAGGAGAAATGATTATTGGACTTGGTGAACTATTAAAGCAGGGGCATTATACTCTTCCAACTCTTCAGGAAAAAGTATGTGTAAAAGGCGGTATTACAGGTGAGGGAATTAAAGTAATGGAAAATGAATTAGGGGAAATATTCGAGCATGTTTTCCAGGCAACACAGGAGAAATTCAAAGAAGATTTAGATAAAGTAAATAAGCAATTTTCTACAAAATAA
- a CDS encoding helix-hairpin-helix domain-containing protein, with product MKEWILEHKISLISGFVIAIAVFFYYADNQETSGLQNNEIKHEVSAVEKTGENAEEEKKSSVKVSNTMMVDIKGEVKLPGVYQSNEGERVIDLINKAGGLTEKADKNQINLAEHIVDEMVIVIPAIGATPSQSGTSSASLVMGGKSADNQMVNLNKADETQLQTLPGIGPSKAAAIIEYRETTGPFKTVEDLKEISGIGDKTFEKLKELISVN from the coding sequence ATGAAAGAGTGGATTTTAGAACATAAGATTTCATTAATTTCCGGCTTTGTAATAGCCATTGCGGTATTTTTTTATTATGCAGATAACCAGGAGACTTCCGGCCTTCAAAACAATGAGATCAAGCATGAAGTTAGTGCGGTGGAAAAAACAGGAGAGAATGCTGAAGAAGAAAAAAAGTCTTCTGTTAAGGTTAGCAATACCATGATGGTCGATATTAAAGGTGAGGTTAAACTGCCTGGTGTTTATCAATCCAACGAGGGAGAACGAGTGATTGATTTAATAAACAAAGCTGGAGGACTTACAGAAAAAGCGGATAAAAATCAAATCAATCTCGCAGAACATATTGTCGATGAAATGGTTATTGTCATTCCCGCTATTGGGGCAACCCCTTCTCAATCAGGAACAAGCTCAGCCTCTTTAGTAATGGGAGGAAAATCGGCGGATAACCAAATGGTTAACCTCAACAAAGCAGATGAAACGCAATTGCAGACCCTTCCAGGGATTGGACCATCCAAAGCGGCAGCGATTATCGAATACAGGGAAACAACTGGCCCTTTTAAAACGGTTGAGGATTTGAAAGAGATAAGCGGGATAGGAGATAAAACATTTGAGAAGTTAAAGGAATTAATTTCCGTGAATTAA